The Lampris incognitus isolate fLamInc1 chromosome 17, fLamInc1.hap2, whole genome shotgun sequence genome contains a region encoding:
- the dlx4b gene encoding homeobox protein Dlx4b produces MMSAACMPDSLSASESSRSAFLGFGPAPQPSPGLPHLYPVHGLHAVGQCQHQAPFPPTGSPYGRCSYPGPGNPYPPSTYLPHLPHQQTCSSEDSAQSRLEQSRAEQSRAVEERPPRAGGKGKKVRKPRTIYSSLQLQALHQRFQHTQYLALPERAELAATLGLTQTQVKIWFQNKRSKYKKIMKHSSGPEGEHLHSSSSISPCSPGLNQLWDVSLANKGTPVHPNSYMNNFGHWYPNQQHHHHDAGPRPHMM; encoded by the exons ATGATGTCTGCGGCCTGCATGCCCGACAGCCTCAGCGCCTCCGAGTCCAGCAGGTCGGCCTTCCTGGGGTTCGGACCCGCACCGCAGCCCTCCCCCGGCCTCCCCCACCTCTACCCCGTCCACGGCTTGCACGCGGTCGGCCAGTGTCAGCACCAGGCTCCCTTCCCTCCCACTGGCTCCCCCTACGGCCGCTGCTCCTACCCCGGCCCGGGCAACCCTTACCCCCCGTCCACCTACCTGCCCCACCTGCCCCACCAGCAGACCTGCAGCTCAGAGGACTCAG CGCAGAGCAGactagagcagagcagagcagagcagagcagagca GTAGAGGAGAGACCG CCGCGTGCTGGCGGGAAGGGGAAGAAAGTGCGCAAGCCGCGCACCATCTACTCCAGCCTGCAGCTGCAGGCGCTGCACCAGCGCTTCCAGCACACCCAGTACCTGGCCCTGCCGGAGCGCGCCGAGCTGGCCGCCACGCTGGGCCTGACCCAGACACAG GTGAAGATCTGGTTTCAGAATAAGCGTTCCAAGTATAAAAAGATCATGAAGCACAGCAGCGGACCTGAAGGTGAACACCTCCACAGCTCGTCCTCCATCTCGCCCTGCTCTCCCGGGTTAAACCAGCTCTGGGACGTGTCACTGGCGAACAAAGGGACTCCGGTCCATCCAAACTCTTACATGAACAACTTTGGTCACTGGTACCCGAaccagcagcatcaccatcatGATGCTGGGCCCAGACCCCACATGATGTGA